GGCCCTTGCATGTAGGGGGACTCACGCTCGAGGAAGTAAAGCAGCTTCTTCTACAGCGTTTGCAGCCCTATTTGCGCGACCCCGTGGTGCGCGTGCGCTTCCTCAATTTCAAAGTGAGTGTAATGGGAGAAGTCCGAAATCCGGGAGTGCAGAATTTCACGCAGCAGCGCGTCACCATCCTCGAAGCCCTCGCCCAAGCCGGCGACGTGACGGACGTGGGCCGCCGCGACAACATCCTGGTCATTCGCGAAAACAATGGCGTGCGCGAGTACGGCCGCATCAACCTGCACGACCGCAACCTCTTCCAGTCGCCCTATTTCTACCTCAAGCAAAACGACATCATCTACGTGCAGCCGGGCAAGGCCAAGATGCTGACTGTGGTGGATCCGGTGCAGAAGGTGGGGCCGTGGCTGGGTGTGTTGTCGTCGTTGATTTCGCTTGCGTTGATCCTTACGAGGTGAGCGCGTTCCGCTGACGATGGACGATAGACAATAGACGATAGACCACCATTCATCGTTCATAGATCTTTGTCCGACTGGTGTACAAGTTTGAAAAACTCGAGGTTTGGAAACTTGCACTCGACTACCTCGAGAGAGTGTATGAATATTCAGGTGCCCTCCCGGAAGATGAAAAGTTCAACCTGGTTTCGCAGTGGCGGAGGGCCGCTACTTCCGTTTGCCTGAACATTGCAGAAGGATCCTCCGGCGGATCGGACAAAGTACAGAGAAGATTTTTGGGTATAGCCCTCCGCTCTTTGATTGAAACGGTGGCAATTCTGAAAATTGTTGAGAAAAGAAAAATGCTACCTGCTGACAGGTTGAATGAGATGTATCGCGATTCTCAAACGTTAGCGAAAAAACTTTATGCATTCAAGACATACCTTGAAAACAAAGATGGAAGTTTCCGGGAGCCGGAAGCAGAATACGACTCGAATTGGTTGATCGATTGGCATGACGAATCCGAGTGAGCAA
This is a stretch of genomic DNA from Gammaproteobacteria bacterium. It encodes these proteins:
- a CDS encoding polysaccharide export protein, with amino-acid sequence LYLLILLMGTSCVRYRDLLVFNEGPEFPEGAVPIEADFRLRVQPDDILYISVHTIDEELSKPYNLIMGTNITNLGANVAQNPLIGYLVGPKGYIDFPGLGPLHVGGLTLEEVKQLLLQRLQPYLRDPVVRVRFLNFKVSVMGEVRNPGVQNFTQQRVTILEALAQAGDVTDVGRRDNILVIRENNGVREYGRINLHDRNLFQSPYFYLKQNDIIYVQPGKAKMLTVVDPVQKVGPWLGVLSSLISLALILTR
- a CDS encoding four helix bundle protein, encoding MFVRLVYKFEKLEVWKLALDYLERVYEYSGALPEDEKFNLVSQWRRAATSVCLNIAEGSSGGSDKVQRRFLGIALRSLIETVAILKIVEKRKMLPADRLNEMYRDSQTLAKKLYAFKTYLENKDGSFREPEAEYDSNWLIDWHDESE